The following proteins are co-located in the Halarcobacter sp. genome:
- the hpf gene encoding ribosome hibernation-promoting factor, HPF/YfiA family: protein MNTSIVGRHIELTEPIKDYVNSSIEIFKKYNLDIISVGAIISQEEKNGRKAFTFEFTLNIAHLDTVVVKQKDKDLYAAIDIAVDRVSKVLRRHHDKITGHKATKLSEVEAIEVQDEVAAQLEKYENEIIPVKLASYKPIDIEEAVESLKASEDLFKVFYDKDDNLRVLYKAKEEGKFGLY, encoded by the coding sequence ATGAATACAAGTATTGTAGGAAGACACATAGAATTAACTGAACCTATTAAAGATTATGTTAATAGTTCAATAGAAATTTTTAAAAAATATAATTTAGATATTATATCTGTTGGTGCAATTATATCTCAAGAAGAAAAAAACGGAAGAAAAGCATTTACTTTTGAATTTACTTTAAATATAGCACATTTAGACACGGTTGTTGTTAAACAAAAAGATAAAGACTTATATGCTGCTATTGACATTGCTGTTGATAGAGTTTCAAAAGTTTTAAGAAGACATCATGATAAAATTACAGGACACAAAGCTACTAAGCTTAGTGAAGTTGAAGCTATTGAAGTTCAAGATGAAGTAGCTGCTCAATTAGAAAAGTATGAAAATGAAATTATACCTGTAAAATTGGCTTCTTATAAACCAATTGATATTGAAGAGGCTGTAGAAAGCTTAAAAGCTAGTGAGGATCTATTTAAAGTATTCTATGACAAAGATGATAACTTAAGAGTATTATACAAAGCAAAAGAAGAAGGAAAATTTGGATTATATTAA
- the fliD gene encoding flagellar filament capping protein FliD: protein MADGILGLGSSGSVDLNQDLINKLKETETNAYIAPIEKNIEESEATIEAVNEISAKIDEFLSVIEGFDLYNTSTNVFDEVSATTTGTAVSFNAADTSNINPGTIAVTVDQLATKDVYQSDIIADTSATMDSGILSITLGSSTYDFDTTDKTYEEIVTQINYNSSIEASLEQVGDNSYRMIIKSVDTGLDNAITIGQTGDLNLGYDNDLNHVVSAQNMKAKIDGVDYNLSSNKVTMENGLIITAAEKGDASISIERDDTYVIEQINKIATVYNELVELVDSYTRGSEDSPALISDSSTLRGIVGDIKNMFYDTYGLSDEENAFVYGISFNKDGRMEIDAGDLSEALTDNYDDLKELFIGYAEKEGIGTRITAYLDDLDSLDGIMTTYEERLSKQLKDLNDSQEEETERIDTKYQQLASQFAAYTVIITQMENSFSSLKLIMNMDKNDN, encoded by the coding sequence ATGGCTGATGGAATATTAGGACTTGGAAGTTCAGGAAGTGTTGATTTAAATCAGGATTTAATTAATAAGTTAAAAGAAACTGAAACTAATGCTTATATAGCTCCTATAGAAAAAAATATTGAAGAAAGTGAAGCTACAATTGAAGCTGTAAATGAAATATCAGCAAAAATTGATGAGTTTTTATCAGTGATTGAAGGTTTTGATTTATATAATACAAGTACAAATGTATTTGATGAAGTTTCAGCAACTACAACAGGTACTGCTGTAAGTTTTAATGCTGCAGATACTAGTAATATCAATCCTGGTACTATTGCTGTAACAGTTGATCAATTAGCAACAAAAGATGTATACCAATCAGATATTATTGCAGATACAAGTGCAACTATGGATTCAGGAATATTAAGTATTACACTAGGTAGTTCAACTTATGATTTTGACACTACTGATAAAACTTACGAAGAGATAGTTACTCAAATTAATTATAATTCAAGTATTGAAGCATCCTTGGAGCAAGTTGGTGATAACTCTTATAGGATGATTATTAAAAGTGTGGATACAGGACTTGATAATGCTATTACAATTGGACAAACAGGTGATTTAAATTTAGGGTATGATAATGACTTAAACCATGTTGTAAGTGCACAAAATATGAAAGCTAAAATTGATGGTGTAGATTATAATTTGTCTTCAAATAAAGTTACAATGGAAAATGGATTAATAATTACTGCAGCAGAAAAGGGAGATGCATCAATTTCAATTGAGCGTGATGATACTTATGTTATAGAACAAATTAATAAAATTGCAACAGTTTATAATGAATTAGTTGAGTTGGTTGATTCTTATACAAGAGGAAGTGAGGATAGCCCTGCTCTAATCTCTGATTCTAGTACCCTAAGAGGTATTGTAGGTGATATAAAAAACATGTTCTATGATACATATGGACTTTCAGACGAAGAGAATGCTTTTGTTTATGGAATCTCTTTTAATAAAGATGGTCGAATGGAGATTGATGCAGGAGATTTATCTGAAGCACTTACTGATAATTATGATGATTTAAAAGAGTTATTTATAGGTTATGCTGAAAAGGAAGGTATTGGTACAAGAATTACTGCGTATTTAGATGATTTGGATAGTTTAGATGGAATTATGACTACATATGAAGAGAGATTGTCTAAGCAACTTAAAGATTTAAATGATTCTCAAGAGGAAGAAACAGAAAGAATAGATACTAAGTATCAGCAATTAGCAAGTCAGTTTGCAGCATATACAGTGATTATTACACAAATGGAAAATTCTTTTTCATCATTAAAATTAATAATGAATATGGATAAAAACGATAATTAA
- a CDS encoding FlgK family flagellar hook-associated protein, with amino-acid sequence MMDSLYIAQSGLKTSRYAIDVTSNNLANENTEGYKKRVVQTSEVASIRLNIGNGVSFDGVNRTTSPYLYTQILSQNSYSNYYTQQNSTLSSAEQIFKETANSGFSTSLSNFFTAAETLRGDPSSATYKAELNSQSTMIINNIKSIYADLEELQDDNLSLLKDQVDEVNSILEKISHINEKMVDTGESNELLDKRDQLENQLSNYGNIDISTENGNYVLEMGGENLIFNTTSFHELSVKEEYVSQKDIYTTTDLNDTNFSDGDVITLTLNNDISIDITANVSGGTNFDLKQQIVDKINNDSQFGNLQARLDTANNLIIESIEGGEDNIFDLKINVAGSIVGKDTNVSVEATDNVSVVVYNNELNLSGGSFKSLSENLTSETSEILYYKRALNDFTKAFVEAYAQNSDTTMFKGASVNTFEYVKNSAFNLSGSDLEGISQLQWAEDINIDSRSSEVTSFKEFYKNLLEDVSVNNEDNISLKEAQDAVLNSMTVTYEKLTKVNSDEEMINLMQYQAAYEANAKIITAVDEMLQTILNM; translated from the coding sequence ATGATGGATTCATTGTATATTGCACAAAGTGGTCTTAAAACTTCAAGATATGCGATAGATGTTACTTCAAATAATCTTGCTAATGAAAATACGGAAGGTTATAAAAAAAGAGTTGTCCAAACAAGTGAAGTTGCAAGTATCCGTCTTAATATAGGAAATGGTGTATCTTTTGATGGTGTAAATAGAACTACTAGTCCTTATTTGTATACACAAATTTTAAGTCAAAATAGTTATTCAAACTATTATACTCAACAAAATAGTACATTAAGCAGCGCAGAACAAATATTTAAAGAGACTGCCAATAGTGGTTTTTCTACATCATTAAGTAATTTTTTTACAGCAGCAGAAACTTTGAGAGGAGACCCTTCTTCTGCAACATATAAAGCAGAGCTTAATAGTCAGTCAACTATGATTATAAATAATATCAAAAGTATTTATGCAGATTTGGAAGAGCTTCAAGATGATAATTTATCTTTATTAAAAGATCAAGTTGATGAAGTAAATTCAATATTAGAGAAAATATCTCATATAAATGAAAAAATGGTTGATACTGGTGAATCGAATGAACTTCTTGATAAAAGAGATCAGTTAGAAAATCAATTATCAAATTATGGAAATATTGATATAAGTACTGAAAATGGCAATTATGTATTAGAAATGGGTGGAGAAAATTTAATTTTTAATACTACAAGTTTCCACGAGCTTAGTGTAAAAGAGGAATATGTTAGCCAAAAAGATATATATACTACAACAGATTTAAATGATACAAATTTTAGTGATGGAGACGTTATCACTTTAACTTTAAATAATGATATTTCTATAGATATCACAGCAAATGTATCAGGTGGAACAAATTTTGATTTAAAACAACAAATTGTAGATAAAATAAATAATGATTCACAATTTGGTAATTTACAAGCTCGATTAGATACAGCTAATAATTTAATAATTGAATCAATTGAGGGTGGAGAAGATAATATCTTCGATTTAAAAATTAATGTAGCAGGTTCGATTGTAGGAAAAGATACAAATGTTTCAGTTGAAGCTACAGATAATGTTAGTGTAGTGGTTTATAATAATGAACTAAATCTGTCAGGTGGTTCATTTAAATCTTTGTCTGAAAATTTAACATCTGAAACATCTGAAATTTTATATTATAAAAGAGCCTTAAATGATTTTACTAAAGCATTTGTAGAAGCATATGCTCAAAATAGTGATACTACAATGTTTAAAGGTGCAAGTGTAAATACATTTGAATATGTAAAAAATAGTGCATTTAATCTTTCAGGCAGTGATTTAGAAGGTATATCTCAATTACAATGGGCTGAAGATATAAATATTGATTCAAGAAGTAGTGAAGTAACTTCATTTAAAGAGTTTTATAAAAATTTACTTGAAGATGTTTCTGTAAATAATGAAGATAATATATCTTTAAAAGAAGCACAGGATGCAGTATTAAACTCAATGACAGTTACTTATGAGAAGTTAACAAAAGTTAATTCTGATGAAGAGATGATTAATTTAATGCAGTATCAAGCAGCTTATGAAGCAAATGCTAAAATTATTACAGCTGTTGATGAGATGTTGCAAACTATTTTAAATATGTAG
- a CDS encoding flagellar hook-basal body complex protein — MIGALWTGISGLKTAQSAIDNESNNVANVNTIGYKASRVSFADMMYQDSIGKGSRVTNAEKQYTQGSMKGTESSYDLALYGDGFFVVRNVDSTGTSETLYTRAGNMRMGDNGTLQDANGYEVQGWAMSPVDPSSDIISTNNNWTSFNQFFTEIAGNQVVKFPSRVETYAAKMTDYAESARSDSLVLTGSGIKNYASKISDIEALVTNYNNALSKYAENPEATSSPSQAQRTVIDFPDGGSSSLNAEGEQIYVFINGDKYTQDYVQEIATPEFVTAVGTGIGDLDGDGNSDGQGDYDVLASRAATYKAMADRISNITGLNAYTIDVSAANNPSTAFSDVINGRIMIESIIPGEEFVIGDIAESSDNIEVQGTSTTITDSVQGTGQGAVDSAMRALRSAVAGKQYDVYREADVVADDNGNPIVWDNANDTLSYTMSIDGTDYTLTTATGLTYDQAVASLISQINSAATPEITDKVSAELVNGQLVIKSNTTGEEFSGVMRYFDNGTEYRKDKNLELSGNTGAGAEFMQIISTVDQETSRTSLQLKLDSLGLTDESFGEISVDETGLVTMTQDGVDFVIGQIAIAQFANNIGLESIGDNLLKETTKSGTAIYTINNDNSTTVNEKNLELSTADLSESLVNLMVFQRAFEANSKSITTSDELLTTLIQLKR; from the coding sequence ATGATTGGTGCATTATGGACTGGAATTTCAGGATTAAAAACGGCTCAATCTGCAATTGATAATGAATCAAACAATGTAGCGAATGTTAATACAATAGGTTATAAAGCCTCTAGGGTTTCATTTGCAGATATGATGTATCAAGATAGTATTGGTAAAGGTTCTAGAGTAACTAATGCTGAAAAACAATATACTCAAGGAAGTATGAAAGGAACAGAATCTTCATATGACTTAGCTTTATATGGAGATGGTTTCTTTGTTGTAAGGAATGTAGATTCCACAGGTACTTCTGAAACTTTATATACTAGAGCGGGAAATATGAGGATGGGTGATAATGGAACCCTTCAAGATGCAAATGGTTATGAGGTTCAAGGATGGGCTATGAGTCCAGTTGATCCATCAAGTGACATAATATCTACAAATAATAACTGGACATCATTTAATCAATTCTTTACTGAAATTGCAGGTAATCAAGTTGTAAAATTTCCTTCAAGAGTTGAAACTTATGCAGCAAAAATGACTGATTATGCGGAGAGTGCAAGAAGTGACTCTCTTGTATTAACAGGTTCAGGTATTAAAAACTATGCTTCAAAGATTTCTGATATTGAAGCTTTAGTAACAAACTATAATAATGCCTTAAGCAAATACGCAGAGAATCCAGAAGCAACTTCTTCACCTTCTCAAGCTCAAAGAACAGTAATAGATTTTCCAGATGGAGGTAGTAGTTCATTAAACGCAGAGGGTGAACAAATCTATGTATTTATCAATGGAGATAAATATACACAAGATTATGTTCAAGAGATTGCAACACCAGAATTTGTTACTGCAGTAGGAACTGGTATTGGTGATTTAGATGGTGATGGAAATTCTGATGGTCAAGGGGATTATGATGTTTTAGCAAGTAGAGCTGCAACATATAAAGCTATGGCTGATAGAATTTCAAATATTACAGGTTTAAATGCATATACTATTGATGTTTCAGCAGCAAATAACCCTTCAACTGCCTTTTCAGATGTAATAAATGGACGAATAATGATTGAATCAATTATCCCTGGTGAAGAGTTTGTTATAGGTGATATTGCAGAATCATCAGATAATATAGAGGTTCAAGGTACATCTACTACAATTACTGATTCAGTTCAAGGTACAGGGCAGGGTGCAGTTGATTCTGCAATGAGAGCTTTAAGATCAGCAGTTGCAGGTAAGCAATATGATGTATATAGAGAAGCAGATGTTGTTGCAGATGATAATGGAAATCCTATAGTTTGGGATAATGCTAATGATACATTATCTTATACTATGAGTATAGATGGTACTGATTATACTCTTACAACTGCTACAGGTTTAACTTATGATCAAGCAGTAGCTAGTTTAATCAGTCAGATTAATTCAGCTGCTACACCTGAAATAACTGATAAAGTTTCAGCTGAATTAGTAAATGGACAACTAGTAATAAAATCAAATACTACAGGTGAAGAGTTCTCTGGTGTTATGAGATATTTTGATAATGGTACTGAGTATAGAAAAGATAAAAATTTAGAATTAAGTGGTAATACTGGTGCAGGTGCAGAGTTTATGCAAATAATCTCTACAGTTGACCAAGAGACTTCAAGAACATCTTTACAATTAAAACTTGACTCTTTAGGTTTAACAGATGAATCATTTGGAGAAATATCTGTTGATGAAACAGGTTTAGTAACTATGACACAAGATGGTGTTGATTTTGTAATTGGACAAATTGCAATTGCTCAGTTTGCAAATAATATTGGATTAGAATCAATTGGTGATAATCTATTAAAAGAAACAACAAAAAGTGGTACAGCAATATATACAATTAATAATGATAATTCAACAACAGTAAATGAAAAGAACTTAGAACTTAGTACAGCAGATCTAAGTGAGAGTTTAGTTAATTTAATGGTTTTTCAAAGAGCATTTGAAGCGAATTCAAAATCGATTACAACTTCAGATGAACTTTTAACAACTTTAATTCAACTTAAAAGATAA
- a CDS encoding flagellar hook capping FlgD N-terminal domain-containing protein: MATTSTDGVKTTSATDAYGNTYTTGVSKEGLKSEDFINLMLTELKMQDPTKPVDAASMMDSQLQLSTLEANTSIVNAMENITAGLNQSAMSDASSLIGHLVEAGTKNDSGDPKQYKVYSVEGKDGNVTLTAYEITGYYDEYIIGSTEDKFDSLGSTDENDYFTVYDSNGKEHKLSTKDKTYDEFAEELNAISGVSAAVSKNADDTYSIKMYVENGGSGIASSGIDLKYTQNNVTTYAEEADTLPYSSVSKIY, from the coding sequence ATGGCAACTACATCAACTGATGGTGTTAAAACAACAAGTGCAACAGATGCTTATGGAAATACATATACTACTGGAGTATCAAAAGAGGGGTTAAAAAGTGAAGATTTTATTAATCTTATGTTAACAGAACTTAAGATGCAAGATCCAACAAAACCTGTTGATGCTGCTTCAATGATGGATTCACAATTGCAATTATCAACTTTAGAAGCAAACACTTCAATTGTAAATGCTATGGAAAATATTACAGCAGGGCTTAATCAAAGTGCTATGTCAGATGCTAGTTCTTTAATTGGACACTTAGTTGAAGCAGGAACTAAAAATGATTCAGGAGATCCAAAACAATATAAAGTTTATTCTGTTGAAGGGAAAGATGGTAATGTAACTTTAACAGCATATGAAATTACAGGTTATTATGATGAATATATAATAGGGTCAACAGAGGATAAATTTGATTCTTTAGGGTCAACAGATGAAAATGATTATTTCACTGTTTATGATTCTAACGGAAAAGAGCATAAACTTAGTACAAAAGATAAAACATATGATGAATTTGCAGAAGAATTAAATGCAATAAGTGGTGTATCTGCTGCGGTTTCAAAAAATGCTGATGATACTTATTCTATAAAAATGTATGTTGAAAATGGTGGAAGTGGAATAGCTTCTTCTGGAATAGATTTGAAATACACTCAAAATAATGTTACAACTTATGCTGAAGAAGCAGATACCTTGCCATATTCGAGTGTATCAAAGATATACTAA
- a CDS encoding ArsS family sensor histidine kinase — translation MDKRNSIFFKITLFFFLIFIIINSLIYLQFSFDYKNYQALLSEKYISVIKTVEKDIRLGLSNKIINEKISTFNMQLAELSFNDLISKKPEKIKFDSKEDIINLYKYNNEVFIYFNPKPLEILLIDKSFLSKNKYFWIIVLVFIDILLVWFYYFLFKKLKPLIKLKNEINKFSEGSLEINTTIDGDDEIAQVSNEFNNAIEKIRDLNSSRKLFLRNILHELKTPITKGKLVSDTLEEGKKKDILKRAFSRLEYLLEEFVKLEELTSGQITLERKEYRVIDLLDQSLDILLIDKSQVDIYTNLTTIYVDYELFAISLKNLIDNAMRYNTEGKPEIVISKDSLIIKNHGKPLKKPFDEYLKPFNRDYESIDKGLGLGLYITNSIIKRHGYNLYYYFNENYHIFKIQF, via the coding sequence ATGGATAAAAGAAATTCTATCTTTTTTAAAATAACACTATTTTTCTTTTTAATTTTTATAATTATAAATTCATTGATTTATCTGCAGTTTTCATTTGATTATAAAAATTATCAAGCTTTATTATCTGAAAAATATATATCAGTTATTAAAACAGTTGAAAAAGATATTAGATTAGGTTTATCAAATAAAATAATAAATGAAAAAATTTCTACTTTTAATATGCAATTAGCAGAGCTTTCATTTAATGATTTAATAAGTAAAAAGCCAGAAAAAATAAAGTTTGATAGTAAAGAAGATATAATAAACTTATATAAATATAATAATGAAGTTTTTATATATTTTAATCCTAAACCACTAGAGATATTATTGATTGATAAATCATTTTTATCTAAAAATAAGTACTTTTGGATAATAGTCTTAGTTTTTATTGATATTTTATTAGTTTGGTTTTATTATTTTTTATTTAAAAAATTAAAGCCTTTGATTAAGTTAAAAAATGAAATAAACAAATTTTCTGAAGGTAGTTTAGAAATTAATACAACTATTGATGGTGATGATGAAATAGCACAAGTCTCAAATGAATTTAATAATGCTATTGAAAAAATCAGAGATCTAAATAGCTCTAGAAAACTCTTTCTACGTAATATTTTGCATGAACTTAAAACACCAATTACAAAAGGAAAATTAGTTTCTGATACATTAGAAGAGGGAAAGAAAAAAGATATTCTAAAAAGAGCATTTTCAAGATTAGAGTATCTTTTAGAAGAGTTTGTTAAATTAGAAGAATTAACATCAGGACAAATTACTTTAGAAAGAAAAGAGTATAGAGTTATTGATTTACTTGATCAATCTTTGGATATTCTATTGATTGATAAATCACAAGTTGATATATATACAAATTTAACAACTATATATGTAGATTATGAACTTTTTGCAATATCTTTAAAAAATCTTATCGACAATGCTATGAGATACAATACAGAAGGAAAACCTGAAATTGTTATTAGTAAGGATTCTTTAATTATTAAAAATCATGGAAAACCATTGAAAAAACCTTTTGATGAATATTTAAAACCCTTTAACAGAGATTATGAATCAATTGATAAAGGTCTAGGCTTAGGTCTTTATATTACAAATAGTATTATAAAACGTCATGGATACAATCTATATTATTACTTTAATGAAAATTATCACATTTTTAAAATACAATTTTAA
- a CDS encoding response regulator transcription factor, whose translation MIEILMIEDDLELADILIDYLKQHNINVTNYDSPELAISALRLKKYDLIILDLSLPEIDGIDVCRMIREHYSTPIIISSARSNISDKAACFSLGADDYMPKPYDTQELIFRIKSILRRCNIDESDENKKDNTAIFVLNEEKMEILKEEKVLNLTNAEYHILAYLIKKAGFVVSREELLSNVDSIKYESSYKSIDVLIGRVRNKIEENSKKPKYIHSIRGVGYKLVNG comes from the coding sequence TTGATAGAAATATTGATGATTGAAGATGATTTAGAATTAGCTGATATTTTAATAGATTATTTAAAACAGCATAATATAAATGTAACAAACTATGACTCCCCAGAATTAGCAATATCAGCACTTAGATTAAAGAAATATGATTTAATTATTTTAGATTTATCTTTACCTGAAATAGATGGTATAGATGTGTGTAGAATGATACGTGAACACTATAGTACACCAATTATTATTTCTAGTGCACGTTCAAATATAAGTGATAAAGCTGCATGCTTTAGTTTAGGTGCTGATGATTATATGCCAAAACCTTATGACACCCAAGAATTAATATTTAGGATTAAATCTATACTTAGAAGATGCAACATTGATGAATCGGATGAAAATAAAAAAGACAACACAGCTATTTTTGTTTTAAATGAAGAAAAAATGGAGATTTTAAAAGAAGAAAAAGTTTTAAATCTTACTAATGCAGAATATCATATCTTAGCATATTTGATAAAAAAAGCAGGTTTTGTTGTATCCCGTGAAGAGTTGTTGTCCAATGTTGATTCAATTAAGTATGAAAGTAGTTATAAGAGTATTGATGTATTAATAGGTAGAGTTAGAAATAAAATTGAAGAAAATTCTAAAAAACCAAAATATATACATTCAATAAGAGGAGTTGGCTATAAACTGGTTAATGGATAA
- a CDS encoding DNA translocase FtsK — translation MVKKILSSIFLFIIVYFEYATFVSDKISVGKIGFLFATFSHQYFGFLSYIYLILFLYPLYILNFKKDFDLKDFSIKSLSVILLLISLLIFQSLVVGKGIYSGEIGNYIISSMFPFIGNVGLWIFLVIGLIISLMILFEDSNINFNAKKIVPNFKRVNTAVKPKRIENKRKDKREKRVASSSSEDKVKVKNDGDVAEIIIEEVDESEIANIEVDDLNIITLSQEENEVNSIEEKEFIEDDNEIEDVIDVEQPHALIVDELEENKKLQDEIELGNTEKPKDFELPSTKFFQSAPKEKKSKVSEAQIDKKIEDLLEKLLMFKIEGDVVRTYTGPVVTTFEFKPAPNVKVSKILNLQDDLAMALKAQTIRIQAPIPGKDVVGIEVPNDDTQTIYIRELLESEIFQNAKSPLTMILGKDIVGKPFITDLKKLPHLLIAGTTGSGKSVGINSMILSLLYKNSPDNLKLVMIDPKMLEFSMYNEIPHLLTPVITKPTDAINALSNMVAEMERRYTLMSKTKTKNIESYNEKAKRDGFEAIPYIVVVIDELADLMMTSGKDVELSIARLAQMARASGIHLIVATQRPSVDVVTGLIKANLPSRLSYKVGQKVDSKIILDSLGAESLLGRGDMLFTPPGTSGLVRLHAPWSMETEIESVVDFLKDQREVEYDMNFVKDKTDSALSNGSGSLEMGELDELYEDAKDVVLNDKKTSISYIQRKLRIGYNRAATIVEQLEQTGVLSEANAKGNREILI, via the coding sequence ATAGTTAAGAAAATTTTATCATCAATCTTTTTATTTATTATTGTTTATTTTGAATATGCTACATTTGTTAGTGATAAGATTAGTGTTGGAAAAATAGGTTTCCTTTTTGCAACATTTTCACATCAATATTTTGGCTTTTTATCATATATCTATTTGATTTTATTTTTATACCCTTTGTATATTTTAAATTTTAAAAAAGATTTTGATTTAAAAGATTTTAGTATAAAAAGTTTATCTGTAATTTTGCTTTTAATCTCTTTATTGATTTTTCAATCTTTAGTAGTAGGAAAAGGTATTTACTCAGGTGAGATTGGAAACTATATAATATCTTCAATGTTTCCATTTATTGGTAATGTTGGTTTATGGATATTCTTAGTTATAGGGCTTATTATATCTTTAATGATTTTATTTGAAGATTCTAATATTAATTTCAATGCAAAAAAAATTGTTCCAAATTTTAAAAGAGTTAATACAGCAGTAAAACCTAAAAGAATTGAAAATAAAAGAAAAGATAAAAGAGAGAAAAGAGTAGCTTCTTCATCATCAGAAGACAAAGTAAAAGTTAAAAATGATGGTGATGTAGCTGAGATTATTATAGAAGAAGTTGATGAAAGTGAGATAGCTAATATTGAAGTTGATGATTTAAATATAATTACACTCTCTCAAGAAGAAAATGAAGTTAATTCTATAGAAGAAAAAGAGTTTATTGAAGATGATAATGAGATTGAAGATGTTATTGATGTCGAGCAACCTCATGCATTAATTGTAGATGAATTAGAAGAGAATAAAAAACTACAAGATGAAATAGAACTAGGTAATACAGAAAAACCAAAAGATTTTGAATTGCCATCTACTAAATTTTTCCAAAGTGCACCAAAAGAGAAAAAATCAAAAGTATCAGAAGCTCAAATTGATAAAAAAATTGAAGATTTATTAGAAAAACTATTGATGTTTAAAATTGAAGGTGATGTAGTAAGAACTTATACAGGACCTGTTGTAACAACTTTTGAATTTAAACCTGCACCTAATGTAAAGGTTTCAAAAATACTTAATCTTCAAGATGATTTAGCAATGGCTTTAAAAGCTCAAACTATAAGAATCCAAGCCCCAATCCCAGGTAAAGATGTAGTAGGTATTGAAGTTCCAAATGATGATACTCAAACTATCTATATTAGAGAGCTTTTAGAGAGTGAAATTTTCCAAAATGCAAAATCACCTTTAACAATGATTTTAGGTAAAGATATTGTTGGAAAACCTTTTATTACAGATTTAAAAAAGCTTCCACATTTACTTATTGCAGGAACTACAGGTTCAGGTAAATCAGTTGGTATTAACTCTATGATTTTATCTTTATTATATAAAAACTCGCCAGATAATTTAAAGCTTGTAATGATTGATCCTAAGATGTTAGAGTTTTCTATGTATAATGAAATACCACATCTTTTAACTCCTGTTATAACAAAACCAACTGATGCAATTAATGCTTTATCTAATATGGTTGCAGAGATGGAAAGAAGATATACTTTGATGTCTAAAACAAAGACAAAAAATATAGAAAGTTATAATGAAAAAGCAAAAAGAGATGGTTTTGAAGCTATTCCATATATAGTAGTAGTTATTGATGAGTTAGCTGACCTGATGATGACAAGTGGAAAAGATGTTGAGTTATCAATTGCCAGACTTGCTCAAATGGCAAGAGCTTCTGGAATTCACCTAATAGTTGCAACACAAAGACCTTCTGTGGATGTTGTTACAGGATTAATTAAAGCAAATCTTCCTAGTAGATTATCATATAAAGTTGGTCAAAAAGTTGATTCAAAAATTATTCTTGATTCTTTAGGTGCAGAATCTTTATTAGGAAGAGGGGATATGTTGTTTACTCCTCCAGGAACTTCAGGTTTAGTTAGACTTCATGCTCCTTGGTCAATGGAAACAGAAATCGAAAGTGTTGTAGATTTCTTAAAAGATCAAAGAGAAGTTGAATATGATATGAATTTTGTTAAAGATAAAACTGATTCAGCATTAAGTAATGGTTCAGGCTCTTTAGAAATGGGTGAACTTGATGAACTTTATGAAGATGCAAAAGATGTTGTATTAAATGATAAAAAAACATCTATTTCATATATTCAAAGAAAACTAAGAATTGGTTATAATAGAGCAGCAACTATAGTAGAACAGTTAGAACAAACAGGCGTTTTATCTGAAGCAAATGCAAAAGGAAATAGAGAAATACTTATTTAA